From the genome of Papaver somniferum cultivar HN1 chromosome 2, ASM357369v1, whole genome shotgun sequence, one region includes:
- the LOC113348745 gene encoding uncharacterized CRM domain-containing protein At3g25440, chloroplastic-like isoform X1, with amino-acid sequence MWKIIGSSMAGLCKSQKKQLQSLLLSNQMLLILPLHQKSNLHYHFTTSSPYFLCKVVSQNSIFGTLSEVGRRAGSRLFDSSSQVRHMANEATGPVGTDSKLHGATSDGIENENEKVKRKKLKGKRAVVKWLKNFRYKKKKEYEQMTAEEKILYKLRKARDKESRLMEALKKIEPPDSEATHDPEILTPEEHFYFLKMGLKCKNYVPIGRRGLYQGVILNMHLHWKKHQTLQVIVKTFTSEEVKEIACELARLTGGIVLDIHEDTIIMYRGKNYSQPPTEIMSPRITLSRKKALDKSKYRDGLRALRRFIPRLEQDLELLRAQALHRETKPEIPMESQETRSGSANHGRNSNQFMESSAHNFANITTGYEELDGTESEMMSDSEGALSDIFETDADEDDSEEDAARVKEKPNLYLDEFENFPTVDRETEDFEEYVRRISADSKKTDQSEKDVKLPDLDEVDRIFLSAGSLLKKKKTQR; translated from the exons ATGTGGAAGATCATTGGCTCATCAATGGCGGGGCTCTGTAAATCACAGAAAAAGCAGTTGCAATCTTTACTTCTCAGTAATCAAATGCTACTTATCTTGCCCTTGCATCAGAAATCCAATCTTCATTATCATTTTACAACAAG TAGTCCATATTTTTTATGCAAGGTGGTTAGTCAAAACTCAATATTTGGTACTCTCAGTGAAGTGGGAAGAAGAGCCGGCAGTCGTCTTTTTGATAGTTCCTCTCAGGTAAGGCATATGGCGAATGAAGCTACAGGACCTGTAGGTACTGATTCTAAACTTCATGGGGCAACAAGTGATGGGATTGAGAATGAGAATGAAAAAGTGAAAAGGAAGAAGCTGAAAGGAAAAAGAGCCGTCGTAAAGTGGCTGAAGAATTTcagatataagaagaagaaagagtatGAACAAATGACAGCTGAAGAGAAAATATTGTATAAATTGAGGAAG GCTCGAGATAAAGAGTCTAGACTCATGGAAGCTCTCAAGAAGATCGAACCTCCAGATTCAGAAGCAACCCATGATCCTGAAATATTGACACCAGAGGAGCACTTCTACTTCTTGAAGATGGGTCTCAAGTGCAAGAATTATGTACCCATAGGAAGGCGTGGGCTCTACCAGGGCGTAATTTTAAACATGCATTTACACTGGAAGAAACATCAGACGTTGCAAGTTATTGTGAAGACATTCACATCGGAAGAGGTCAAGGAGATTGCATGTGAGCTGGCTAGGTTGACTGGAGGTATAGTGCTTGACATACACGAAGATACCATCATTATGTACAGAGGGAAGAACTATTCCCAACCACCAACAGAGATTATGTCTCCCAGGATAACTCTCTCGAGAAAGAAG GCCTTGGATAAATCCAAATACAGGGATGGTCTTCGGGCCCTCAGACGGTTCATTCCCAGGCTGGAACAAGATCTTGAGTTGCTTAGGGCGCAGGCACTGCATAGAGAAACTAAACCAGAAATTCCAATGGAAAGCCAGGAGACTCGGTCTGGAAGCGCTAATCACGGACGTAATTCCAACCAATTTATGGAGAGCTCTGCACACAACTTTGCAAATATAACAACTGGATATGAGGAGCTGGATGGGACAGAATCAGAAATGATGTCAGACTCTGAAGGAgctttatctgatatatttgagacaGATGCTGATGAGGATGACAGTGAAGAAGATGCAGCAAGGGTGAAAGAGAAGCCTAATCTTTATTTGGATGAGTTTGAAAACTTTCCAACTGTTGACAGAGAGACAGAGGATTTTGAAGAGTATGTTCGTCGGATCTCTGCAGATTCAAAGAAGACTGACCAGTCGGAGAAAGATGTGAAATTACCTGACCTTGATGAGGTCGACAGGATATTCCTAAGTGCGGGCTCActattgaagaaaaagaagactcAAAGATAA
- the LOC113348746 gene encoding shewanella-like protein phosphatase 2 isoform X1 — MSEPATICREVPQLLTSFVDAFVDYAFSGFILPQKPKQFLTSIQTRYTSPDRLIAIGDLHGDLEKTKQSFKLAGLIDDSDRWIGGNTTVVQIGDVLDRGDDEIKILYFLEKLKHEALKSGGLIITMNGNHEIMNVDGDFRYVTPASLNEFRVWTSWFNIGNSMKNLCSGIDKQNDIYKGVPNVFPGIRKQFHQGFRDRIAALRPNGPISGRFISGNPTILVIGDSVFVHGGLLKNHVEYGLERINNEVRDWVNGLKGRISPGYLRGRDSVVWLRRFSEEKAKNCDCSALEHVLATIPGAKRMIMGHTIQQVGINGVCENKAIRIDVGMSKGCGDGLPEVLEINRNSSELRVLTSNPAFLARKYSNPAIKTDGQKEGLGLLIPQHQPKQIEVKS, encoded by the coding sequence ATGAGTGAGCCAGCAACAATATGCAGAGAAGTACCTCAGCTTCTCACATCGTTCGTTGATGCATTTGTTGATTACGCCTTCAGTGGATTCATCTTACCACAAAAACCAAAACAATTCCTAACTTCAATTCAAACTAGATACACTTCTCCTGACCGTCTTATAGCTATTGGAGATCTTCATGGAGATTTAGAAAAAACTAAACAATCCTTTAAACTTGCTGGATTAATTGATGATTCTGATCGATGGATTGGTGGTAATACCACTGTTGTTCAAATTGGTGATGTACTTGATCGTGGTGATGATGAAATCAAAATCCTTTATTTTCTTGAGAAATTAAAGCACGAAGCTTTGAAATCTGGTGGATTGATTATTACAATGAATGGGAATCATGAGATTAtgaatgttgatggtgatttcaGGTATGTTACACCAGCTAGTTTgaatgaatttagggtttggactAGTTGGTTTAATATTGGTAATTCTATGAAAAATTTGTGTAGTGGAATTGATAAACAGAATGATATTTATAAGGGGGTTCCTAATGTTTTTCCTGGGATTAGGAAACAATTTCATCAAGGATTTAGGGATAGAATTGCTGCATTGCGTCCAAATGGCCCGATTTCTGGACGATTTATTTCGGGGAATCCGACTATTCTTGTTATTGGTGATTCAGTTTTTGTCCATGGAGGGCTGTTGAAAAACCATGTAGAGTATGGGTTAGAGAGGATTAACAATGAAGTAAGAGACTGGGTTAATGGGTTGAAAGGGAGAATTTCACCAGGTTATCTTAGAGGAAGAGATTCTGTGGTCTGGCTGAGGAGATTTTCTGAAGAGAAGGCCAAGAATTGTGATTGTTCAGCTTTAGAACATGTTCTTGCAACGATTCCTGGTGCAAAAAGAATGATTATGGGTCACACTATTCAGCAGGTAGGGATTAATGGTGTATGTGAGAATAAGGCGATTCGGATTGACGTGGGCATGTCAAAAGGATGTGGTGATGGTTTACCTGAAGTTTTAGAGATAAACAGAAACTCATCTGAGTTAAGGGTGTTGACGTCTAACCCAGCATTTCTGGCTAGAAAATACAGCAATCCCGCAATCAAAACTGATGGCCAGAAGGAAGGTCTTGGACTTCTGATCCCTCAGCATCAACCTAAACAAATTGAAGTGAAGAGTTAG
- the LOC113348745 gene encoding uncharacterized CRM domain-containing protein At3g25440, chloroplastic-like isoform X2, whose protein sequence is MWKIIGSSMAGLCKSQKKQLQSLLLSNQMLLILPLHQKSNLHYHFTTSPYFLCKVVSQNSIFGTLSEVGRRAGSRLFDSSSQVRHMANEATGPVGTDSKLHGATSDGIENENEKVKRKKLKGKRAVVKWLKNFRYKKKKEYEQMTAEEKILYKLRKARDKESRLMEALKKIEPPDSEATHDPEILTPEEHFYFLKMGLKCKNYVPIGRRGLYQGVILNMHLHWKKHQTLQVIVKTFTSEEVKEIACELARLTGGIVLDIHEDTIIMYRGKNYSQPPTEIMSPRITLSRKKALDKSKYRDGLRALRRFIPRLEQDLELLRAQALHRETKPEIPMESQETRSGSANHGRNSNQFMESSAHNFANITTGYEELDGTESEMMSDSEGALSDIFETDADEDDSEEDAARVKEKPNLYLDEFENFPTVDRETEDFEEYVRRISADSKKTDQSEKDVKLPDLDEVDRIFLSAGSLLKKKKTQR, encoded by the exons ATGTGGAAGATCATTGGCTCATCAATGGCGGGGCTCTGTAAATCACAGAAAAAGCAGTTGCAATCTTTACTTCTCAGTAATCAAATGCTACTTATCTTGCCCTTGCATCAGAAATCCAATCTTCATTATCATTTTACAACAAG TCCATATTTTTTATGCAAGGTGGTTAGTCAAAACTCAATATTTGGTACTCTCAGTGAAGTGGGAAGAAGAGCCGGCAGTCGTCTTTTTGATAGTTCCTCTCAGGTAAGGCATATGGCGAATGAAGCTACAGGACCTGTAGGTACTGATTCTAAACTTCATGGGGCAACAAGTGATGGGATTGAGAATGAGAATGAAAAAGTGAAAAGGAAGAAGCTGAAAGGAAAAAGAGCCGTCGTAAAGTGGCTGAAGAATTTcagatataagaagaagaaagagtatGAACAAATGACAGCTGAAGAGAAAATATTGTATAAATTGAGGAAG GCTCGAGATAAAGAGTCTAGACTCATGGAAGCTCTCAAGAAGATCGAACCTCCAGATTCAGAAGCAACCCATGATCCTGAAATATTGACACCAGAGGAGCACTTCTACTTCTTGAAGATGGGTCTCAAGTGCAAGAATTATGTACCCATAGGAAGGCGTGGGCTCTACCAGGGCGTAATTTTAAACATGCATTTACACTGGAAGAAACATCAGACGTTGCAAGTTATTGTGAAGACATTCACATCGGAAGAGGTCAAGGAGATTGCATGTGAGCTGGCTAGGTTGACTGGAGGTATAGTGCTTGACATACACGAAGATACCATCATTATGTACAGAGGGAAGAACTATTCCCAACCACCAACAGAGATTATGTCTCCCAGGATAACTCTCTCGAGAAAGAAG GCCTTGGATAAATCCAAATACAGGGATGGTCTTCGGGCCCTCAGACGGTTCATTCCCAGGCTGGAACAAGATCTTGAGTTGCTTAGGGCGCAGGCACTGCATAGAGAAACTAAACCAGAAATTCCAATGGAAAGCCAGGAGACTCGGTCTGGAAGCGCTAATCACGGACGTAATTCCAACCAATTTATGGAGAGCTCTGCACACAACTTTGCAAATATAACAACTGGATATGAGGAGCTGGATGGGACAGAATCAGAAATGATGTCAGACTCTGAAGGAgctttatctgatatatttgagacaGATGCTGATGAGGATGACAGTGAAGAAGATGCAGCAAGGGTGAAAGAGAAGCCTAATCTTTATTTGGATGAGTTTGAAAACTTTCCAACTGTTGACAGAGAGACAGAGGATTTTGAAGAGTATGTTCGTCGGATCTCTGCAGATTCAAAGAAGACTGACCAGTCGGAGAAAGATGTGAAATTACCTGACCTTGATGAGGTCGACAGGATATTCCTAAGTGCGGGCTCActattgaagaaaaagaagactcAAAGATAA
- the LOC113348746 gene encoding shewanella-like protein phosphatase 2 isoform X2, with product MSEPATICREVPQLLTSFVDAFVDYAFSGFILPQKPKQFLTSIQTRYTSPDRLIAIGDLHGDLEKTKQSFKLAGLIDDSDRWIGGNTTVVQIGDVLDRGDDEIKILYFLEKLKHEALKSGGLIITMNGNHEIMNVDGDFRKQFHQGFRDRIAALRPNGPISGRFISGNPTILVIGDSVFVHGGLLKNHVEYGLERINNEVRDWVNGLKGRISPGYLRGRDSVVWLRRFSEEKAKNCDCSALEHVLATIPGAKRMIMGHTIQQVGINGVCENKAIRIDVGMSKGCGDGLPEVLEINRNSSELRVLTSNPAFLARKYSNPAIKTDGQKEGLGLLIPQHQPKQIEVKS from the exons ATGAGTGAGCCAGCAACAATATGCAGAGAAGTACCTCAGCTTCTCACATCGTTCGTTGATGCATTTGTTGATTACGCCTTCAGTGGATTCATCTTACCACAAAAACCAAAACAATTCCTAACTTCAATTCAAACTAGATACACTTCTCCTGACCGTCTTATAGCTATTGGAGATCTTCATGGAGATTTAGAAAAAACTAAACAATCCTTTAAACTTGCTGGATTAATTGATGATTCTGATCGATGGATTGGTGGTAATACCACTGTTGTTCAAATTGGTGATGTACTTGATCGTGGTGATGATGAAATCAAAATCCTTTATTTTCTTGAGAAATTAAAGCACGAAGCTTTGAAATCTGGTGGATTGATTATTACAATGAATGGGAATCATGAGATTAtgaatgttgatggtgatttcaG GAAACAATTTCATCAAGGATTTAGGGATAGAATTGCTGCATTGCGTCCAAATGGCCCGATTTCTGGACGATTTATTTCGGGGAATCCGACTATTCTTGTTATTGGTGATTCAGTTTTTGTCCATGGAGGGCTGTTGAAAAACCATGTAGAGTATGGGTTAGAGAGGATTAACAATGAAGTAAGAGACTGGGTTAATGGGTTGAAAGGGAGAATTTCACCAGGTTATCTTAGAGGAAGAGATTCTGTGGTCTGGCTGAGGAGATTTTCTGAAGAGAAGGCCAAGAATTGTGATTGTTCAGCTTTAGAACATGTTCTTGCAACGATTCCTGGTGCAAAAAGAATGATTATGGGTCACACTATTCAGCAGGTAGGGATTAATGGTGTATGTGAGAATAAGGCGATTCGGATTGACGTGGGCATGTCAAAAGGATGTGGTGATGGTTTACCTGAAGTTTTAGAGATAAACAGAAACTCATCTGAGTTAAGGGTGTTGACGTCTAACCCAGCATTTCTGGCTAGAAAATACAGCAATCCCGCAATCAAAACTGATGGCCAGAAGGAAGGTCTTGGACTTCTGATCCCTCAGCATCAACCTAAACAAATTGAAGTGAAGAGTTAG
- the LOC113348745 gene encoding uncharacterized CRM domain-containing protein At3g25440, chloroplastic-like isoform X4 gives MANEATGPVGTDSKLHGATSDGIENENEKVKRKKLKGKRAVVKWLKNFRYKKKKEYEQMTAEEKILYKLRKARDKESRLMEALKKIEPPDSEATHDPEILTPEEHFYFLKMGLKCKNYVPIGRRGLYQGVILNMHLHWKKHQTLQVIVKTFTSEEVKEIACELARLTGGIVLDIHEDTIIMYRGKNYSQPPTEIMSPRITLSRKKALDKSKYRDGLRALRRFIPRLEQDLELLRAQALHRETKPEIPMESQETRSGSANHGRNSNQFMESSAHNFANITTGYEELDGTESEMMSDSEGALSDIFETDADEDDSEEDAARVKEKPNLYLDEFENFPTVDRETEDFEEYVRRISADSKKTDQSEKDVKLPDLDEVDRIFLSAGSLLKKKKTQR, from the exons ATGGCGAATGAAGCTACAGGACCTGTAGGTACTGATTCTAAACTTCATGGGGCAACAAGTGATGGGATTGAGAATGAGAATGAAAAAGTGAAAAGGAAGAAGCTGAAAGGAAAAAGAGCCGTCGTAAAGTGGCTGAAGAATTTcagatataagaagaagaaagagtatGAACAAATGACAGCTGAAGAGAAAATATTGTATAAATTGAGGAAG GCTCGAGATAAAGAGTCTAGACTCATGGAAGCTCTCAAGAAGATCGAACCTCCAGATTCAGAAGCAACCCATGATCCTGAAATATTGACACCAGAGGAGCACTTCTACTTCTTGAAGATGGGTCTCAAGTGCAAGAATTATGTACCCATAGGAAGGCGTGGGCTCTACCAGGGCGTAATTTTAAACATGCATTTACACTGGAAGAAACATCAGACGTTGCAAGTTATTGTGAAGACATTCACATCGGAAGAGGTCAAGGAGATTGCATGTGAGCTGGCTAGGTTGACTGGAGGTATAGTGCTTGACATACACGAAGATACCATCATTATGTACAGAGGGAAGAACTATTCCCAACCACCAACAGAGATTATGTCTCCCAGGATAACTCTCTCGAGAAAGAAG GCCTTGGATAAATCCAAATACAGGGATGGTCTTCGGGCCCTCAGACGGTTCATTCCCAGGCTGGAACAAGATCTTGAGTTGCTTAGGGCGCAGGCACTGCATAGAGAAACTAAACCAGAAATTCCAATGGAAAGCCAGGAGACTCGGTCTGGAAGCGCTAATCACGGACGTAATTCCAACCAATTTATGGAGAGCTCTGCACACAACTTTGCAAATATAACAACTGGATATGAGGAGCTGGATGGGACAGAATCAGAAATGATGTCAGACTCTGAAGGAgctttatctgatatatttgagacaGATGCTGATGAGGATGACAGTGAAGAAGATGCAGCAAGGGTGAAAGAGAAGCCTAATCTTTATTTGGATGAGTTTGAAAACTTTCCAACTGTTGACAGAGAGACAGAGGATTTTGAAGAGTATGTTCGTCGGATCTCTGCAGATTCAAAGAAGACTGACCAGTCGGAGAAAGATGTGAAATTACCTGACCTTGATGAGGTCGACAGGATATTCCTAAGTGCGGGCTCActattgaagaaaaagaagactcAAAGATAA
- the LOC113348745 gene encoding uncharacterized CRM domain-containing protein At3g25440, chloroplastic-like isoform X3 encodes MWKIIGSSMAGLCKSQKKQLQSLLLSNQMLLILPLHQKSNLHYHFTTSEVGRRAGSRLFDSSSQVRHMANEATGPVGTDSKLHGATSDGIENENEKVKRKKLKGKRAVVKWLKNFRYKKKKEYEQMTAEEKILYKLRKARDKESRLMEALKKIEPPDSEATHDPEILTPEEHFYFLKMGLKCKNYVPIGRRGLYQGVILNMHLHWKKHQTLQVIVKTFTSEEVKEIACELARLTGGIVLDIHEDTIIMYRGKNYSQPPTEIMSPRITLSRKKALDKSKYRDGLRALRRFIPRLEQDLELLRAQALHRETKPEIPMESQETRSGSANHGRNSNQFMESSAHNFANITTGYEELDGTESEMMSDSEGALSDIFETDADEDDSEEDAARVKEKPNLYLDEFENFPTVDRETEDFEEYVRRISADSKKTDQSEKDVKLPDLDEVDRIFLSAGSLLKKKKTQR; translated from the exons ATGTGGAAGATCATTGGCTCATCAATGGCGGGGCTCTGTAAATCACAGAAAAAGCAGTTGCAATCTTTACTTCTCAGTAATCAAATGCTACTTATCTTGCCCTTGCATCAGAAATCCAATCTTCATTATCATTTTACAACAAG TGAAGTGGGAAGAAGAGCCGGCAGTCGTCTTTTTGATAGTTCCTCTCAGGTAAGGCATATGGCGAATGAAGCTACAGGACCTGTAGGTACTGATTCTAAACTTCATGGGGCAACAAGTGATGGGATTGAGAATGAGAATGAAAAAGTGAAAAGGAAGAAGCTGAAAGGAAAAAGAGCCGTCGTAAAGTGGCTGAAGAATTTcagatataagaagaagaaagagtatGAACAAATGACAGCTGAAGAGAAAATATTGTATAAATTGAGGAAG GCTCGAGATAAAGAGTCTAGACTCATGGAAGCTCTCAAGAAGATCGAACCTCCAGATTCAGAAGCAACCCATGATCCTGAAATATTGACACCAGAGGAGCACTTCTACTTCTTGAAGATGGGTCTCAAGTGCAAGAATTATGTACCCATAGGAAGGCGTGGGCTCTACCAGGGCGTAATTTTAAACATGCATTTACACTGGAAGAAACATCAGACGTTGCAAGTTATTGTGAAGACATTCACATCGGAAGAGGTCAAGGAGATTGCATGTGAGCTGGCTAGGTTGACTGGAGGTATAGTGCTTGACATACACGAAGATACCATCATTATGTACAGAGGGAAGAACTATTCCCAACCACCAACAGAGATTATGTCTCCCAGGATAACTCTCTCGAGAAAGAAG GCCTTGGATAAATCCAAATACAGGGATGGTCTTCGGGCCCTCAGACGGTTCATTCCCAGGCTGGAACAAGATCTTGAGTTGCTTAGGGCGCAGGCACTGCATAGAGAAACTAAACCAGAAATTCCAATGGAAAGCCAGGAGACTCGGTCTGGAAGCGCTAATCACGGACGTAATTCCAACCAATTTATGGAGAGCTCTGCACACAACTTTGCAAATATAACAACTGGATATGAGGAGCTGGATGGGACAGAATCAGAAATGATGTCAGACTCTGAAGGAgctttatctgatatatttgagacaGATGCTGATGAGGATGACAGTGAAGAAGATGCAGCAAGGGTGAAAGAGAAGCCTAATCTTTATTTGGATGAGTTTGAAAACTTTCCAACTGTTGACAGAGAGACAGAGGATTTTGAAGAGTATGTTCGTCGGATCTCTGCAGATTCAAAGAAGACTGACCAGTCGGAGAAAGATGTGAAATTACCTGACCTTGATGAGGTCGACAGGATATTCCTAAGTGCGGGCTCActattgaagaaaaagaagactcAAAGATAA